In Sphingomonas panacisoli, one genomic interval encodes:
- the xth gene encoding exodeoxyribonuclease III, protein MIIATYNVNGVNGRLPVLLRWLAERQPDVVCLQELKAPQDKFPEAAIAEAGYEAIWHGQKSWNGVAILSRIGTPVETRRALPGDPDEAQSRYIEAAVGGVLIGGLYLPNGNPRPGPKFDYKLRWFDAFARHARELLDADMPVVLAGDYNVMPTDLDVYKPERWRDDALFAPEVRAAYANLVAQGWTDALRTQHPDETIYTFWDYFRNAYGRNAGLRIDHLLLSPTLAGRLRAAEVDRHVRNWEKTSDHAPVWIELGEATRRSRR, encoded by the coding sequence GTGATCATCGCCACCTATAACGTCAACGGCGTGAATGGCCGGCTCCCCGTGCTGCTACGGTGGCTCGCCGAACGGCAACCGGACGTGGTTTGTCTGCAGGAGTTGAAAGCGCCGCAGGACAAGTTCCCCGAAGCCGCGATCGCAGAGGCTGGATACGAAGCGATCTGGCACGGGCAGAAAAGCTGGAACGGCGTGGCGATCCTCAGCCGGATCGGGACACCCGTCGAAACCCGTCGCGCCCTGCCAGGCGATCCCGACGAAGCGCAGAGCCGCTACATCGAGGCGGCGGTCGGCGGGGTGCTGATCGGAGGGCTCTATCTTCCCAATGGCAATCCGCGGCCGGGCCCCAAGTTCGACTACAAATTGCGCTGGTTCGACGCATTCGCCCGTCATGCGCGCGAGCTGCTCGATGCGGACATGCCGGTTGTGTTGGCGGGGGACTACAACGTGATGCCCACCGACCTCGACGTCTACAAGCCGGAGCGCTGGCGCGACGACGCGCTGTTCGCGCCCGAAGTTCGCGCGGCCTACGCCAATCTCGTCGCGCAGGGCTGGACCGACGCGCTGCGCACGCAGCATCCCGACGAAACGATCTACACCTTCTGGGATTATTTCCGGAACGCCTATGGCCGCAATGCCGGGCTGCGGATCGACCATCTGCTGCTCAGCCCGACGCTCGCCGGCCGCCTGCGCGCTGCCGAGGTCGACCGGCACGTGCGGAACTGGGAGAAAACGAGCGATCATGCGCCGGTGTGGATCGAGCTTGGCGAGGCGACGCGCCGTTCACGCCGCTGA